One part of the Stigmatopora argus isolate UIUO_Sarg chromosome 8, RoL_Sarg_1.0, whole genome shotgun sequence genome encodes these proteins:
- the klhl30 gene encoding kelch-like protein 30: MVRNVDDLDFCLPSHPQTILEGLRSLCSQPKMVDVTLSAGGRDFPCHRGVLALCSAYFYSMFSGDFAESIQARVELHGVDPEILGCLLDFAYSGKLTINQSNVEALIQTSSRLQFQTVRAVCTRYLQHQIDASNCLGILEFGEIHGCPEVVAKARAFLLENFEAVQLAEEFLLQEKERLVSCLGHEGLHIRCERSRVEAVLRWVGHRRESRLDHMPELLGLCRLELLHPDYLRETLMRDVLVQASDGCREAVEKIHMEKMHSSPEPGGQADSQSPQPNLQEVLFVMGGRSLDDESDDESDDDDGQRAREPRPQPRNCAFYNTKTKLWHELPNFPNPNKWGFSMVSLNNDVYVTGGSRGSNTNTWSTTETWKYSTKEGQWVTVAPMLRPRTNHSSATLDGEIYVVGGTTLDRVEVERYDPYHNSWTSTCPAVKYVTNFTCTACRGKLYVIGSCAVKYNALTMQCYNPVIDTWMTICSPFIPKYLSSPRSVCMEGNIYLLADNTKKVYSYDPDVNMWQKIQLLHTLHENGGLVSLDGRLYVTGGHWKGMEGDYGVEVEVYNRASDTWEVEGFLPRLWFYSGVSTIFLDPANWPRVFPADAT; this comes from the exons ATGGTGCGCAACGTGGACGACCTCGACTTCTGCCTGCCTTCGCACCCGCAGACCATCCTGGAGGGCTTGCGGTCCCTGTGCTCTCAGCCCAAAATGGTGGACGTGACGCTGAGCGCCGGGGGCCGCGACTTCCCTTGTCACCGCGGCGTCCTGGCCCTCTGCAGCGCCTACTTCTACTCCATGTTCTCGGGGGACTTTGCCGAGAGCATTCAAGCCCGCGTGGAGCTCCACGGAGTGGATCCGGAGATTCTGGGCTGCCTGTTGGATTTTGCCTACAGCGGGAAGCTGACCATCAACCAGAGCAACGTGGAGGCTTTGATCCAGACCTCCAGTCGCCTGCAGTTCCAGACCGTCCGGGCGGTGTGCACGCGTTACCTTCAGCATCAGATCGACGCTTCCAACTGCTTGGGCATCCTGGAGTTCGGGGAGATCCACGGCTGTCCGGAAGTGGTCGCCAAAGCGCGGGCTTTTCTATTGGAGAACTTTGAGGCGGTCCAACTCGCTGAGGAATTCCTGCTCCAGGAGAAGGAGCGCCTGGTCTCCTGCCTGGGCCACGAGGGGCTCCACATCCGATGCGAGCGCTCCCGCGTGGAAGCCGTCCTCAG GTGGGTCGGGCACCGGCGGGAGTCTCGGCTGGACCACATGCCGGAGCTACTTGGCCTTTGCCGACTGGAGCTGCTCCACCCGGACTACCTGAGGGAGACGCTGATGCGGGACGTCCTGGTCCAGGCCTCGGACGGCTGCCGGGAGGCCGTTGAGAAGATCCACATGGAG AAAATGCACTCGTCTCCAGAACCGGGAGGCCAAGCCGACTCCCAAAGTCCGCAACCCAACCTGCAGGAGGTGCTGTTCGTCATGGGAGGCCGCTCCTTGGACGATGAGTCGGACGACGAGTCGGACGATGACGATGGCCAGAGAGCGAGGGAGCCCAGACCTCAGCCCAGAAATTGTGCTTTCTACAACACCAAGACAA AACTGTGGCACGAACTACCGAATTTCCCCAACCCCAACAAGTGGGGCTTCTCCATGGTATCACTCAACAATGACGTCTATGTCACAG GTGGTTCTCGAGGCTCCAACACCAACACCTGGTCCACCACAGAGACATGGAAGTACTCGACCAAGGAAGGCCAATGGGTGACGGTGGCACCCATGCTGAGACCTCGCACCAACCACTCGTCAGCCACGCTCGACGGAGAAATTTACGTTGTTggcg GTACGACGTTGGACCGCGTGGAGGTGGAGCGGTACGACCCGTACCATAACAGCTGGACTTCCACGTGCCCCGCCGTCAAGTACGTGACCAACTTCACGTGCACGGCGTGCCGGGGAAAGCTGTACGTCATCGGCTCCTGCGCCGTCAAGTACAACGCCTTGACCATGCAGTGCTACAACCCCGTCATAG ACACCTGGATGACCATCTGCTCGCCGTTCATCCCCAAATATTTGTCGTCACCTCGCTCCGTGTGCATGGAGGGAAACATCTACCTGCTGGCCGACAACACCAAGAAGGTCTACTCCTACGACCCCGACGTCAACATGTGGCAGAAG ATCCAACTTCTCCACACGTTGCACGAGAACGGCGGTCTGGTGTCGCTGGACGGGAGGCTCTACGTGACGGGCGGCCATTGGAAGGGCATGGAGGGTGACTACGGGGTTGAGGTGGAGGTGTACAACCGGGCCTCTGACACCTGGGAAGTGGAGGGCTTTCTCCCCAGACTCTGGTTCTACAGCGGGGTTTCTACTATTTTCCTGGACCCCGCCAACTGGCCTCGAGTCTTCCCTGCCGACGCCACGTAG
- the espnla gene encoding espin-like protein, whose product MNTLKQPESEDTVAARYPRPSKSIVPHIENVITATSVIQGLHHPKRMVPDGNKLLANRKLLGDMKPIVSLKQSSLSGVFTGQASKVVVLPSEEANLADIDYLVPSHDEKGQPIAEWKRQVMVRQLQARLLDEEDQNWKENGPSSSKVSWRYSQAHNAILGPSGELLTERDLVYLEQQIASVTLRRHAGEGCELELARLVEELRHILPAPIVNISAKRPPLLPGWCGRISGIVKSMSLLTSDLAEMPDSRLASVFSQAPDRRASTRGRRQRIEDEIRRFGVSVRTLKCNFETREEPGGAGGDPAPEPAPEEKLPEVVESTSLRKERIVVLFLGHWKKSAYAVTLKNRKSRDGENGGGEDGGPAKMLNSSLGHFFKQRSAVNKMLGNWRRIITSVPSRQIRRLHRQQAIYSPEQFLPRVGGAPLEYDKLTLDLFMLGYFHILELDLPVDERKMRHLLCFEVFDHVGSFPWELVRDFHKAVIRDIEAGDRQWKDGFEELKLQFFGKACEEGRGEMGTEAGPEAEAEIPAQVRALPKVIVQTPTPDEDSLYAGTDISSFSNEEICQYIDRSFAFWKEKEAEIFDFEQ is encoded by the exons ATGAACACCTTAAAG CAACCCGAGAGCGAGGACACGGTAGCGGCCAGGTACCCTCGGCCTTCCAAGAGCATCGTACCGCACATCGAGAACGTCATAACGGCCACGTCGG ttATTCAAGGTTTACATCACCCGAAGAGGATGGTGCCCGACGGCAACAAACTCCTCGCCAACAGGAAACTCCTGGGGGATATGAAACCCATCGTTTCACTCAAGCAATCGTCTCTTTCGGGTGTTTTCACCGGACAAGCA AGTAAGGTGGTTGTCCTGCCCTCCGAGGAGGCCAATTTGGCGGACATAGACTACCTGGTCCCCAGCCACGACGAGAAAGGCCAGCCCATTGCTGAGTGGAAGCGGCAGGTGATGGTAAGGCAGCTGCAGGCCCGACTGCTGGACGAGGAGGATCAAAACTGGAAG GAGAACGGCCCGAGCtcgtccaaagtcagctggcgCTACTCGCAGGCCCACAACGCCATCCTGGGCCCGTCCGGAGAACTCCTGACCGAGCGCGACCTGGTCTATTTGGAGCAGCAGATCGCCAGCGTGACTTTGCGCCGGCACGCCGGCGAGGGCTGCGAGCTGGAGCTGGCCCGGCTGGTGGAGGAGCTGCGCCACATCCTGCCGGCCCCCATCGTCAACATCAGCGCCAAACGCCCGCCGCTGCTGCCCGGCTGGTGCGGTCGCATCTCGGGGATCGTCAAGAGCATGTCGCTACTCACCAGCGACCTGGCCGAGATGCCTGACAGCCGGCTGGCCAGTGTCTTCTCGCAGGCGCCGGACCGGCGGGCCTCCACTAGGGGTCGCCGCCAGAGGATCGAAGACGAGATCCGGCGTTTCGGCGTGTCGGTGAGGACGCTCAAGTGCAATTTTGAGACGCGGGAGGAGCCCGGGGGCGCCGGAGGAGACCCCGCCCCGGAGCCGGCGCCGGAAGAGAAGCTTCCGGAAGTGGTGGAGAGCACCAGCCTCAGGAAGGAGCGCATCGTGGTGCTCTTCCTGGGACACTGGAAGAAGTCGGCCTACGCCGTGACGCTCAAGAACAGGAAGAGTCGTGACGGGGAAAATGGCGGTGGGGAAGACGGCGGCCCGGCCAAAATGTTGAACAGCTCCTTGGGTCACTTCTTCAAGCAGAGGAGTGCTGTCAATAAAATGCTGGGCAACTGGAGGAGGATCATCACTAGCGTCCCTTCGCGACAGATACGACG GCTCCACCGGCAGCAAGCCATCTACTCCCCAGAACAGTTCCTCCCCCGCGTGGGTGGCGCGCCGCTGGAGTACGACAAGCTAACGTTGGACCTCTTCATGCTGGGCTACTTCCACATCCTAGAACTGGACCTCCCGGTGGACGAGCGCAAGATGAGGCACCTGCTGTGCTTCGAGGTCTTCGACCACGTGGGCAGCTTCCCCTGGGAGCTGGTGCGCGACTTCCACAAGGCCGTCATCCGGGACATCGAGGCCGGCGACCGCCAGTGGAAGGACGGCTTCGAGGAGCTCAAGCTACAGTTTTTCGGCAAGGCGTGCGAGGAGGGCCGGGGGGAGATGGGGACGGAggcggggccagaggcggaggcgGAGATTCCCGCCCAGGTTCGAGCGTTACCCAAAGTCATCGTGCAGACGCCCACGCCGGACGAGGACTCGCTCTACGCCGGGACCGATATCTCCAGTTTCAGTAACGAGGAGATTTGCCAATACATCGACCGCAGTTTTGCCTTTTGGAAGGAGAAGGAGGCggaaatttttgattttga GCAATAA